One window of the Delphinus delphis chromosome 20, mDelDel1.2, whole genome shotgun sequence genome contains the following:
- the LOC132416119 gene encoding zinc finger protein 345 isoform X5 → MERLIKNSIECSSFRGDWECKSQFERKQESQEGHFSQMIFTPEDIPTFNIQHQRIHTDEKLLECKECGKDFSFVSVLIRHQRIHTGEKPYECKECGKAFGSGANLAYHQRIHTGEKPYECNECGKAFGSGSNLTHHQRIHTGEKPYECKECGKAFSFGSGLIRHQIIHSGEKPYECKECGKSFSFESALTRHHRIHTGEKPYECKDCGKAFGSGSNLTQHRRIHTGEKPYECKACGMAFSSGSALTRHQRIHTGEKPYICNKCGKAFSFGSALTRHQRIHTGEKPYVCKECGKAFNSGSDLTQHQRIHTGEKPYECKECEKAFRSGSKLIQHQRMHTGEKPYECKECGKAFSSGSDLTQHQRIHTGEKPYECKECGKAFASGSKLIQHQLIHTGEKPYECKECRKSFSSGSALNRHQRIHTGQKPYECKECGKTFGTGLSRTQHQRIQTGEKLYECKGCGKALERGSEIQQHKKSHAGKKLCE, encoded by the coding sequence ATGGAAAGACTTATAAAAAACAGCATTGAGTGTTCAAGTTTCAGAGGTGATTGGGAATGTAAAAGCCAGTTTGAGAGAAAACAGGAATCTCAGGAAGGACATTTCAGTCAAATGATATTTACTCCTGAAGACATACCCACTTTCAATATCcagcatcagagaattcatactgatGAGAAACTCcttgaatgtaaggaatgtgggaaggaTTTTAGTTTTGTATCAGTCCTTATTCGACATCAGCgaattcatactggtgagaaaccttatgaatgtaaagaatgtggCAAGGCCTTTGGTAGTGGTGCAAACCTTGCTTACCATCAAAGAATTCATACGGGTGAAAAACcttatgaatgtaatgaatgtgggaaggcctttggTAGTGGCTCAAACCTTACTCACCATCAGCGAATTCACACTGGTGAGAAACcatatgaatgtaaggaatgcgGGAAAGCCTTTAGTTTTGGATCAGGCCTTATTCGACATCAGATAATTCACAGTGGTGAAAAGCCTTATgagtgtaaggaatgtgggaagtcCTTTAGTTTTGAATCAGCCCTTACTCGGCATCACAGAATTCACACAGgtgagaaaccttatgaatgtaagGATTGTGGGAAAGCCTTTGGCAGTGGTTCAAACCTTACTCAGCATCGAagaattcatactggtgagaaaccttatgaatgtaaaGCATGTGGAATGGCCTTTAGTAGTGGTTCAGCTCTTACGCGGCATCAAagaattcatactggtgagaaaccaTATATATGTAACAAATGTGGGAAGGCTTTTAGTTTTGGATCAGCCCTTACTCGACATCAAAGAATTCATACCGGTGAGAAACCTTATGtgtgtaaggaatgtgggaaggctTTCAATAGTGGCTCGGATCTCActcaacatcagagaattcacactggtgagaaaccctatgagTGTAAGGAATGTGAGAAAGCCTTTAGAAGTGGTTCAAAACTTATTCAACATCAAAGAATGCAcactggtgagaaaccctatgagtgtaaggaatgtgggaaggcctttagtAGTGGTTCAGACCTCActcaacatcagagaattcatactggtgagaaaccctatgaatgtaaggaatgtgggaaggctTTTGCTAGTGGCTCAAAACTTATTCAACACCAGCTAATTCACACAGGtgaaaaaccctatgaatgtaaagaATGTAGAAAGTCCTTTAGTAGTGGTTCAGCCCTTAATAGGCACCAGAGGATACACACTGGtcagaaaccctatgaatgtaaggaatgtgggaagacTTTTGGTACTGGCTTGAGCCGTACTCAACATCAGAGAATACAGACTGGTGAGAAACTTTATGAATGTAAGGGCTGTGGGAAGGCTTTGGAGAGGGGTTCAGAAATTCAGCAACATAAGAAAAGTCATGCTGGTAAGAAGCTCTGTGAATGA